One part of the Thermodesulfobacteriota bacterium genome encodes these proteins:
- a CDS encoding magnetochrome domain-containing protein, with the protein MTGTGQTGKTAGRAGLALVLVAAVLASWHGLSRLDAALSGLVTLPAPQGATGLFLDSQPATPPPRQTVIRRIPRISAAAVRLHPFWGRCDHCHLFVNGPPAGSQPKTPVGAALEGISTIIKIAPPILPSSARPHPPAGRCIKCHDIVVRW; encoded by the coding sequence ATGACAGGCACGGGGCAGACCGGCAAAACCGCCGGGCGGGCCGGCCTGGCGCTGGTGCTGGTGGCCGCCGTCCTGGCCAGCTGGCACGGGCTTTCCCGGCTGGATGCCGCCCTGTCCGGCCTTGTGACCTTGCCTGCGCCGCAGGGTGCCACCGGCCTCTTCCTGGACTCCCAGCCCGCAACGCCCCCCCCGCGGCAGACAGTGATCCGGCGTATCCCCCGCATCAGCGCCGCGGCGGTGCGCCTCCATCCCTTCTGGGGCCGTTGTGACCACTGCCACCTGTTCGTGAACGGACCTCCCGCCGGCTCGCAGCCGAAAACCCCGGTGGGCGCCGCCCTGGAAGGGATCTCCACCATCATCAAGATCGCCCCTCCCATCCTGCCCAGCTCAGCCCGGCCTCATCCGCCTGCCGGTCGCTGCATCAAGTGCCACGACATCGTGGTGCGGTGGTAG